Proteins from a single region of Methanoculleus horonobensis:
- a CDS encoding HEAT repeat domain-containing protein yields MTAGAGALIRTLRDGETADRMTAAAELATLGRDALPPLLSALDDPEPRLRMWAAYTLGMIGDAEAAPALMEALEDTDPGVARWAAAALRRIRDAAGGCGCRFC; encoded by the coding sequence GTGACGGCGGGTGCCGGGGCGCTGATCCGGACTCTCCGCGACGGAGAGACTGCCGACCGGATGACGGCTGCGGCGGAGCTCGCCACCCTCGGGCGGGACGCCCTTCCGCCGCTTCTTTCCGCGCTCGACGATCCCGAGCCCCGCCTCCGGATGTGGGCGGCCTACACCCTCGGGATGATCGGAGATGCCGAAGCGGCTCCGGCGCTCATGGAGGCGCTCGAGGATACCGATCCGGGCGTCGCAAGATGGGCGGCGGCCGCCCTCCGCCGCATCAGGGACGCGGCCGGCGGCTGCGGCTGCCGGTTCTGCTGA
- a CDS encoding STAS domain-containing protein — MDVTVSERDDTAIVSVDGRIDAESAERLDTAISAVLARGGKRVLVNLEKAAYMSSSGLRVLLGKFRALRRVDGEMALCSLQPDVYKVFLLAGVHEVFPIYVGLDEILATGDEEPEEEKTSP, encoded by the coding sequence ATGGACGTAACGGTCAGTGAGCGGGACGATACGGCAATCGTCTCGGTTGACGGCAGAATCGATGCGGAATCGGCAGAGCGCCTGGATACGGCAATTTCTGCGGTGCTGGCGCGGGGCGGGAAACGGGTGCTCGTGAACCTGGAGAAGGCGGCCTACATGAGCAGCAGCGGTCTCAGGGTGCTGCTCGGAAAGTTCCGCGCTCTGAGGAGGGTGGATGGAGAGATGGCGCTCTGCTCGCTCCAGCCCGATGTCTACAAGGTCTTCCTGCTCGCGGGTGTCCACGAGGTCTTCCCGATCTACGTGGGTCTCGACGAGATCCTGGCTACGGGTGACGAGGAGCCGGAAGAGGAGAAGACGTCCCCGTGA
- a CDS encoding putative hemolysin: protein MTGSYPNYLVIFCVLFGAVAACGCMAAGGEDEPAVRISGNGTITFVDLEGGFYGIVADDGERYLPADLPTECRQDGLRVAFAVEPASETATIQQWGTPVEIVEIAAGDTRRTVAANATVTYIDLEGGFYGLVTDDGRKFLPGNLPAEYRQDGLLVQFSADVQDDAAGIGMWGIPVEIRSIELVEGVLLVSGNATVTYIDLEGGFYGLVADDGNYLPLDLNESWQADGTNVTFVARIKENTMTIQQWGTPVEVIAIERAGNATYVAKTGTVTYIDLEGGFYGIVADDGERYLPLDLAETYRVDGLRLTFVGEVARDTMTIQQWGTPVEVIAVPWISTACSTCAGIANPAAVWCIEQGHTYEIRKNPDGSEYGVCIFANGTVIDAWDYYRQTH, encoded by the coding sequence ATGACGGGATCCTATCCGAACTACCTGGTAATCTTCTGCGTTCTCTTCGGGGCTGTCGCTGCATGCGGGTGCATGGCTGCCGGAGGAGAGGACGAGCCGGCCGTTCGCATCTCCGGGAACGGCACGATCACGTTCGTCGATCTTGAAGGCGGGTTCTACGGGATCGTCGCCGATGACGGCGAGCGCTACCTCCCCGCCGACCTCCCGACAGAATGCCGGCAGGACGGCCTCCGTGTCGCGTTCGCCGTCGAACCCGCGAGCGAGACGGCAACCATCCAGCAGTGGGGGACGCCGGTCGAGATAGTCGAGATCGCGGCGGGCGACACCCGCCGGACGGTCGCGGCGAACGCTACGGTCACCTACATCGACCTCGAGGGCGGGTTCTACGGCCTCGTCACCGACGACGGCAGGAAATTCCTGCCCGGAAACCTTCCGGCGGAGTACCGGCAGGACGGTCTTTTAGTGCAGTTCAGCGCCGATGTGCAGGACGATGCCGCGGGGATCGGGATGTGGGGAATTCCTGTGGAGATCCGGTCGATCGAACTGGTTGAAGGCGTCCTTCTCGTCTCCGGGAACGCCACGGTCACCTACATCGATCTCGAGGGTGGGTTCTACGGCCTCGTCGCCGACGACGGCAACTACCTCCCGCTCGACCTGAACGAGTCTTGGCAGGCTGACGGCACGAACGTGACGTTCGTCGCCCGGATCAAGGAGAACACCATGACCATCCAGCAGTGGGGCACCCCCGTTGAAGTCATCGCCATCGAGAGGGCAGGGAACGCGACCTACGTCGCAAAGACCGGGACGGTCACCTATATCGACCTCGAGGGCGGATTTTACGGGATCGTCGCCGACGACGGGGAGCGCTACCTCCCGCTCGATCTCGCCGAGACCTACCGCGTCGACGGGCTGCGGCTCACCTTCGTCGGGGAAGTCGCCCGCGACACCATGACCATCCAGCAGTGGGGAACCCCGGTCGAAGTCATCGCCGTCCCGTGGATCTCCACCGCGTGCAGCACATGTGCCGGCATCGCGAACCCGGCCGCGGTCTGGTGCATCGAGCAGGGGCACACCTACGAGATCCGGAAGAACCCCGACGGCAGCGAGTACGGCGTCTGCATCTTTGCAAACGGGACCGTTATCGACGCGTGGGATTACTACCGGCAGACTCACTGA
- a CDS encoding DUF2207 domain-containing protein, whose protein sequence is MRITERQQILTLLAVTLIVGVLAVVGANALPALFRGSLEVEHYDVVFYENGTLIERYTYDVRAAGEYRMLFRYWDAPLAFSAIDRPHIEFVGMTAPPGTLGYVKDYWGEVRMAAGNPTPSDISAIRGLAFDSEVGLYNPGYFAPGTYTVEYRYIVRPPIEYDEEWAHLNLKLVDEHVSFRNLRITLPFAGQIEEVYTYPPTLEVERTAESVVVTGAAPQDDALNIEMILDPAFMEGIEGFPEYVPEVRQQTADAHRWPPVLYAAANILYVLATVLVLAMPFILLGVYLRYGREKEFTVPEYLSFTPNTALKPWQVNLLFKGDALDFDEDGFYATLLDLHRQKKIVVTEKPDGKGVTVRIVSGESTDPYEQRVLNFLGNIADDHVVDTAELEEFARTARRSPGYQHRIVQYQQSLAGLTRDVDASLAHRYIKDGRTMILPLVFLGAIPCGLAILAFIFAPGAAYLLIPAGILSFVAAVQVGIAALYPSTLFGFWKGDHYKEKLEWDAFSYFLSDLALIRQYSPADLSMWGEWLVYGTALGLGDKVEEAMKNLRINLPDVGVPLYSNMPVIFAPIVLYSPPSSGGGSGGFGGGGSFGGGGGFGGGGVGGR, encoded by the coding sequence ATGCGGATAACCGAGCGGCAGCAGATTCTCACCCTCCTCGCCGTCACCCTGATTGTCGGGGTGCTGGCGGTCGTCGGAGCGAACGCGCTCCCCGCCCTCTTCCGGGGGAGCCTGGAGGTCGAGCACTACGATGTGGTCTTTTACGAGAACGGAACCCTGATCGAGCGCTACACCTACGATGTCCGCGCCGCGGGCGAGTACCGGATGCTCTTCCGTTACTGGGACGCGCCGCTTGCTTTTTCCGCAATCGATCGGCCGCATATCGAGTTTGTCGGAATGACCGCCCCACCCGGAACCCTCGGCTACGTCAAGGATTACTGGGGAGAGGTGCGGATGGCCGCGGGGAACCCGACTCCGTCCGATATCTCGGCGATCCGGGGCCTTGCGTTCGATAGCGAGGTGGGCCTCTACAACCCCGGCTACTTCGCCCCGGGCACCTACACGGTGGAGTACCGCTACATCGTCCGGCCGCCGATCGAGTATGACGAGGAATGGGCGCACCTGAACCTGAAACTCGTGGACGAGCACGTCTCCTTCCGCAACCTCCGGATCACGCTGCCGTTCGCCGGGCAGATCGAGGAGGTCTACACGTATCCCCCGACCCTTGAGGTCGAGCGGACGGCGGAGTCCGTCGTCGTCACGGGGGCCGCCCCGCAGGACGACGCGCTGAATATCGAGATGATCCTCGATCCCGCCTTCATGGAAGGGATCGAGGGGTTCCCCGAATATGTCCCGGAGGTGCGGCAGCAGACGGCTGACGCTCACCGCTGGCCTCCGGTCCTCTATGCAGCGGCGAACATCCTCTACGTCCTTGCGACCGTCCTCGTCCTCGCGATGCCGTTCATTCTTCTCGGCGTCTACCTCCGCTACGGCAGGGAGAAAGAGTTTACCGTGCCGGAGTACCTGAGTTTCACGCCGAACACCGCGCTCAAGCCCTGGCAGGTGAACCTCCTCTTCAAGGGCGACGCACTTGATTTCGACGAAGACGGGTTCTACGCGACGCTCCTCGATCTTCACCGGCAGAAGAAGATCGTGGTGACGGAGAAGCCGGACGGCAAAGGCGTCACGGTCAGGATCGTCTCGGGAGAATCGACCGATCCCTACGAGCAGCGGGTGCTCAACTTCCTCGGCAATATCGCCGACGATCACGTCGTGGACACCGCCGAACTCGAGGAGTTTGCCCGGACCGCCCGGCGGAGCCCCGGCTACCAGCACCGGATCGTGCAATACCAGCAGTCTCTTGCCGGCCTGACCCGGGACGTGGACGCCTCGCTCGCCCACCGGTATATCAAGGACGGCCGGACGATGATCCTCCCGCTCGTCTTCCTCGGTGCCATCCCGTGCGGGCTTGCCATCCTCGCGTTCATCTTCGCGCCGGGAGCGGCTTATCTCCTGATCCCGGCGGGTATCCTCTCCTTCGTCGCCGCGGTCCAGGTCGGGATCGCGGCCCTCTACCCCTCGACGCTCTTTGGGTTCTGGAAGGGCGATCATTACAAGGAGAAACTCGAGTGGGACGCGTTCTCCTACTTCCTCTCGGATCTCGCGCTGATCCGGCAGTATTCCCCCGCCGACCTCTCGATGTGGGGGGAGTGGCTGGTCTACGGGACGGCGCTCGGCCTCGGCGATAAGGTGGAGGAGGCGATGAAGAACCTGCGTATCAACCTCCCCGACGTCGGGGTGCCCCTCTACTCGAACATGCCGGTGATCTTTGCCCCGATCGTCCTCTACTCCCCGCCGTCGAGCGGCGGCGGCAGCGGCGGGTTCGGTGGCGGCGGGTCGTTCGGCGGTGGCGGCGGCTTTGGGGGCGGCGGCGTCGGGGGGCGCTGA
- a CDS encoding LemA family protein: MVTTLDIISLVLIVVVVLIVIGIVAAAVGIYNRFFSLKNSAEATVGQVKVAMKKRLDMIEQLLGAVKSYATFEKETLTGVTEMRARVGSAGPGDLNELERESRSVLGRLLAVAENYPDLKTSQTVQNLMGAIQGVEDEIARHRYTYNNIAQQYNTMTDTVPSNLIAGVMGFQKLEYLEFGEEIERVPTIAF, encoded by the coding sequence ATGGTGACAACATTGGACATCATCTCCCTTGTCCTTATCGTCGTCGTGGTGCTGATCGTCATCGGCATCGTGGCGGCGGCAGTCGGCATCTACAACCGGTTCTTCTCCCTCAAAAACTCCGCCGAAGCGACGGTCGGGCAGGTGAAGGTCGCGATGAAGAAGCGGCTGGACATGATCGAGCAGCTCCTCGGCGCGGTGAAGAGTTACGCAACCTTCGAGAAGGAGACCCTGACCGGGGTGACCGAGATGCGCGCGCGCGTCGGCAGCGCCGGTCCGGGCGACCTGAACGAACTCGAACGCGAGTCCCGCTCGGTTCTCGGGCGGCTGCTCGCCGTCGCGGAGAACTACCCCGATCTCAAGACCTCCCAGACGGTGCAGAACCTGATGGGTGCGATCCAGGGTGTCGAGGACGAGATCGCCCGGCACCGCTACACCTACAACAACATCGCCCAGCAGTACAACACCATGACCGACACGGTTCCCTCGAACCTGATCGCCGGCGTCATGGGCTTTCAGAAACTCGAGTACCTGGAGTTCGGTGAGGAGATCGAACGGGTCCCGACGATAGCGTTCTGA
- a CDS encoding PAS domain S-box protein has protein sequence MDPTTDALSLLLRALKEHPRGMSVSDLAAAVGINRNTVSRYLDVLLVSGQVEMETYGKAKVFYLSQRVPIAAMLNFSSDLVLVLDRDRRIVQANDAVCSFSGRERDDIIGNSIETSPLAAFDHPLIRSRITDALGGREVTEELRFLRHDEELFFRIKFLPTVFNDGAPGVTIILEEITEGRRAEEALRESELLFRSLVENISDLILNVDEICTFTYVSPKSREILGYAPEEMLRKTPCDFMPPEKAEPVREQFAALLAEPRPGVLFEWTMLHRDGSPVVLEVSATPVYDVIGDFTGYRMVCRDVTERARAAKRVGQWKSFLYSVVNNIPSMVFVREVEGNTFVFSNKAAETFLGLTQEEMTGRQAAEIFPPEMAAFFADGDRELVERAAALEKEIRIGGGRTLSVKKIPIFSSRGMLKYMLGIAEDVTDRAAAEVLLIAERDRAQGYLEAAGVVIAVIRADGTIDLVNRKASEILGYTERDLAGKNWFETVVPERLRKRLAQNFSRLVACGAEPPPFEESPVVTRDGRERPILWHNALLRDADGNVVAMVSSGEEIAE, from the coding sequence ATGGATCCCACTACCGACGCACTCTCTCTCCTGCTCCGGGCCTTAAAAGAGCACCCGCGTGGCATGTCGGTCTCCGATCTTGCCGCCGCCGTCGGGATCAATCGAAACACCGTCTCCCGGTACCTCGATGTCCTCCTGGTATCGGGCCAGGTAGAGATGGAGACCTACGGGAAGGCCAAGGTCTTCTACCTCTCGCAGAGGGTTCCCATCGCCGCCATGCTCAACTTCTCGTCGGATCTCGTGCTGGTGCTCGACCGGGACCGCCGGATCGTCCAGGCGAACGATGCCGTCTGTTCGTTTTCAGGGAGGGAGCGGGATGACATCATCGGGAACTCCATCGAGACGTCGCCGCTCGCCGCGTTCGATCACCCGCTGATACGGAGCCGGATCACCGACGCCCTGGGCGGCCGCGAGGTCACCGAAGAACTCCGGTTCCTGCGTCACGACGAGGAACTCTTCTTCAGGATCAAGTTCCTCCCCACCGTCTTCAACGACGGAGCGCCGGGCGTCACCATCATCCTCGAGGAGATCACCGAGGGACGGCGGGCGGAGGAGGCCCTGCGCGAGAGCGAGCTCCTCTTTAGGAGCCTCGTCGAGAACATCAGCGACCTTATCCTGAACGTCGACGAGATCTGCACGTTCACCTATGTCAGCCCGAAAAGCCGGGAGATCCTCGGCTACGCACCTGAAGAGATGCTCCGAAAGACACCCTGCGACTTCATGCCCCCGGAGAAGGCGGAGCCGGTTCGGGAACAGTTTGCCGCACTTTTAGCCGAACCAAGACCGGGGGTTCTCTTCGAATGGACGATGCTCCATCGGGACGGGAGCCCCGTCGTCCTCGAGGTGAGCGCAACGCCGGTCTACGACGTGATCGGCGACTTCACCGGCTACCGGATGGTCTGCCGCGACGTCACCGAACGGGCGCGTGCCGCAAAGCGGGTGGGCCAGTGGAAGTCGTTCCTCTACTCGGTGGTCAACAACATCCCGAGCATGGTCTTCGTTCGGGAGGTGGAGGGAAACACCTTCGTCTTCTCGAATAAGGCCGCCGAGACGTTCCTTGGGTTGACGCAGGAGGAGATGACGGGAAGACAGGCTGCGGAGATCTTCCCGCCGGAGATGGCGGCTTTCTTCGCCGACGGAGACCGGGAACTGGTGGAGCGGGCGGCCGCCCTTGAGAAAGAGATCCGGATCGGGGGCGGGCGGACGCTCTCCGTGAAGAAGATCCCGATCTTCAGCTCACGGGGCATGCTGAAGTACATGCTCGGGATCGCCGAGGACGTCACCGATCGCGCAGCCGCGGAGGTTCTCCTGATCGCCGAGCGCGACCGGGCGCAGGGGTACCTGGAGGCAGCGGGCGTGGTGATCGCGGTGATCCGGGCGGACGGCACCATCGACCTCGTCAACCGGAAGGCGAGCGAGATCCTGGGATACACCGAGAGAGATCTCGCAGGAAAGAACTGGTTTGAGACGGTCGTCCCCGAGCGGCTGCGGAAGCGGCTCGCGCAGAACTTCAGCCGTCTCGTGGCCTGCGGTGCCGAGCCTCCGCCGTTCGAGGAGAGTCCGGTCGTCACGCGGGACGGGCGGGAGCGGCCGATCCTCTGGCACAACGCCCTTCTGCGGGACGCGGACGGCAACGTCGTGGCGATGGTGAGTTCCGGCGAGGAGATCGCCGAGTAG
- a CDS encoding STAS domain-containing protein produces the protein MSGHVEITERRASNVDIIAVKGRLDAGSSETVQERINKVLDAGGRNLLVNLCDLDYISSSGLRVLLAALKRLKADGGTFRIACAQPQILEVFTMAGFHRIFSLSPDEATALAGFPAES, from the coding sequence ATGAGCGGACACGTTGAGATCACCGAGAGACGGGCCAGCAATGTCGATATCATCGCGGTGAAAGGGCGGCTGGACGCAGGCTCCTCGGAGACGGTACAGGAGCGGATCAACAAGGTGCTCGACGCCGGAGGGAGAAACCTCCTCGTCAACCTCTGTGACCTCGACTACATCAGCAGTTCCGGGCTCCGGGTGCTGCTTGCCGCGCTGAAGCGGCTGAAGGCCGACGGTGGCACATTCCGGATCGCCTGCGCACAGCCGCAGATCCTCGAGGTCTTCACCATGGCGGGGTTCCACCGGATCTTCTCGCTCTCTCCCGACGAGGCAACCGCACTTGCCGGATTTCCAGCGGAGTCCTGA
- a CDS encoding PP2C family protein-serine/threonine phosphatase, translated as MAFSGFGDMFFVLLQMICVIIVVAYLITRTKSFTQVLNGIFTWKGQVTLILLFGALSIYGTESGITILGATANVRDLGPMVGGLACGPVVGLGAGLIGAAYRFSLGGFTAVPCATATILAGLFGGLIFLLAGRRFIGMHGAVLFAVGMEALHMGITLLLCRPFEQALGVVEGVAVPMIIANATGVFIFAFIIGNLIAERQTKDERDSFLSELERKKAELKIAHDIQMSFLPERLPEVPGFELAALSLPAKEVGGDFYDAIPLPGGRTAFVIADVSGKGVPAALFMALSRTVLRANSLIPRSARDAVTEANMLIAEDAKSGMFVTLFYAVADPGKKTLTYVNAGHNPPLLFRPGSGRPTGLKGTGIILGVMPEAEYGEETIHLVSGDLVLLYTDGVTEAINPDEEQFGEERLIETASASLDLPPAEIVERVRDAVMAFSGDEPQFDDLTLMILRVV; from the coding sequence ATGGCGTTCTCCGGCTTCGGCGATATGTTCTTCGTGCTCCTGCAGATGATCTGCGTCATCATCGTGGTCGCCTACCTGATCACACGGACGAAGTCGTTTACGCAGGTGCTCAACGGGATCTTCACCTGGAAGGGCCAGGTGACCCTCATCCTCCTCTTCGGAGCGCTCTCCATCTACGGCACCGAGAGCGGCATCACCATCCTCGGGGCCACGGCAAACGTCCGCGACCTCGGCCCCATGGTCGGCGGGCTCGCCTGCGGGCCGGTGGTGGGGCTCGGCGCCGGTCTGATCGGCGCAGCATACCGCTTCTCCCTCGGGGGGTTCACCGCCGTCCCGTGTGCAACCGCGACCATCCTCGCGGGGCTCTTCGGGGGGCTGATCTTCCTCCTTGCCGGCCGCAGATTCATCGGGATGCACGGCGCAGTCCTCTTCGCCGTCGGGATGGAGGCGCTCCACATGGGGATCACCCTCCTCCTCTGCCGGCCCTTCGAGCAGGCGCTCGGGGTCGTTGAGGGAGTGGCCGTCCCGATGATCATCGCCAATGCCACCGGGGTCTTCATCTTCGCGTTCATCATCGGGAATCTGATCGCCGAGCGGCAGACGAAGGATGAGCGCGACTCCTTCCTCTCGGAACTCGAGCGTAAAAAGGCCGAACTGAAGATCGCGCACGATATCCAGATGAGTTTCCTCCCCGAACGGCTGCCGGAAGTTCCGGGCTTCGAACTCGCCGCCCTCTCGCTCCCGGCAAAGGAGGTCGGCGGGGACTTCTACGACGCGATCCCCCTTCCCGGCGGCCGGACAGCCTTTGTCATAGCCGACGTCTCGGGAAAAGGCGTCCCGGCGGCGCTCTTTATGGCGCTCTCGCGGACGGTGCTACGGGCGAACTCGCTGATCCCGCGGAGTGCCCGCGACGCCGTCACCGAGGCCAATATGCTGATAGCCGAGGACGCGAAGTCCGGGATGTTCGTCACCCTCTTCTACGCGGTCGCCGACCCGGGCAAGAAGACACTCACCTACGTCAACGCGGGGCACAACCCGCCGCTCCTCTTCCGGCCGGGCAGCGGCCGGCCCACAGGGCTGAAAGGAACCGGGATCATCCTCGGGGTCATGCCGGAGGCCGAGTACGGCGAGGAGACGATCCATCTTGTGAGCGGCGACCTCGTCCTCCTCTACACCGACGGCGTCACCGAGGCGATCAACCCCGATGAAGAGCAGTTCGGGGAGGAGCGGCTGATAGAGACCGCCTCGGCCTCTCTTGACCTGCCGCCGGCCGAGATCGTCGAGAGAGTCCGCGACGCGGTCATGGCGTTCTCGGGCGACGAGCCGCAGTTCGATGACCTGACCCTCATGATTCTCCGGGTGGTCTGA
- a CDS encoding ATP-binding protein: MAELTVRAELGALTAIADFLAETLAGCGDELVFAIQLAVDEACSNIVLYGYPGEPGSITIACTADDDTVRVTITDDGVPFDPLTAPPPPLDVPVEERPIGGLGIHFIRTVTDSVAYAREGERNVLSMEKKRPASP, translated from the coding sequence ATGGCGGAACTCACCGTGCGGGCGGAACTCGGCGCACTCACGGCGATCGCCGACTTCCTCGCGGAGACGCTCGCCGGATGCGGCGACGAGCTCGTCTTTGCGATCCAGCTTGCCGTCGACGAAGCCTGCAGCAATATTGTCCTTTACGGGTATCCCGGGGAGCCGGGATCGATCACGATCGCCTGCACCGCGGACGACGACACCGTCCGCGTGACGATCACCGACGACGGCGTCCCCTTCGACCCGCTCACCGCCCCGCCGCCGCCTCTCGACGTTCCCGTGGAAGAGCGGCCGATCGGGGGGCTCGGGATCCACTTCATCCGGACGGTGACGGACAGCGTGGCCTACGCCCGCGAAGGTGAGAGGAACGTCCTCTCGATGGAGAAGAAGCGGCCGGCGTCACCTTGA
- a CDS encoding nucleoside 2-deoxyribosyltransferase, with translation MYVLVAPCIQNPGCRARGITTDEDLRYFGRAVERCRRFSIEMVPLPCPETIYLGADRPPGSFVERLATDEFAALLDGLESEVRAAIRERGEPPIAIVGVDSSPTCGVNATYYSSEKQPGRGAFLARFPDIPAIDVKEFACYRVYLAAPLFSEAEVAYNLALRDLLEAHLFDVYLPQEVGDTSHTRCREEHLAIFAQHTAVLREIDTVVAVIDGADADSGTSWEMGYAYGLGKKVVALRTDFRIAGHHEQVNLMLEESAVVVTRKVDLPRALGSPLLASR, from the coding sequence ATGTACGTGCTCGTCGCTCCCTGCATCCAGAACCCCGGGTGCCGCGCCCGCGGGATAACGACCGATGAGGACCTGCGCTATTTTGGCCGGGCTGTAGAGCGGTGCCGGCGCTTCTCGATCGAGATGGTCCCACTCCCCTGCCCGGAGACGATCTACCTCGGCGCCGACCGCCCGCCGGGTTCGTTCGTCGAGCGGCTCGCGACCGACGAGTTTGCCGCGCTCCTTGATGGGCTCGAATCAGAGGTCCGTGCCGCGATACGGGAACGCGGGGAGCCCCCCATCGCCATCGTCGGGGTGGACTCCTCCCCGACCTGCGGGGTGAACGCCACCTACTACTCGTCGGAGAAACAGCCCGGGCGCGGGGCGTTTCTCGCCAGGTTCCCGGATATCCCGGCGATCGACGTGAAGGAGTTCGCCTGCTACCGGGTCTACCTCGCCGCCCCGCTCTTCTCGGAGGCTGAGGTGGCCTACAACCTTGCGCTCCGCGACCTCCTCGAAGCGCACCTCTTCGACGTCTACCTCCCCCAGGAGGTGGGTGACACGAGCCACACCCGGTGCCGGGAGGAGCACCTGGCCATCTTTGCTCAGCACACCGCGGTGCTCCGCGAGATCGATACCGTCGTCGCCGTCATCGACGGCGCGGACGCCGATTCCGGAACCTCGTGGGAGATGGGGTACGCGTATGGCCTTGGAAAGAAGGTCGTCGCGCTCCGCACCGACTTCCGGATTGCCGGGCATCACGAGCAGGTCAACCTGATGCTCGAAGAGTCCGCGGTCGTGGTCACGAGAAAAGTGGATCTCCCCCGGGCGCTCGGGTCGCCGCTCCTGGCCTCAAGGTGA
- a CDS encoding DUF367 family protein yields the protein MIPLYAYRDDTCDPRKCTVKKLARRGLARIATSIAKIPRQTLLLDPTAEQAVSPPDRNLPSITALDCSWEVLDTGAVASWRNRRALPFLVAANPVNFGRPFRLTSVEAMAATLYILGEKEQAHDVLAPFGWGLRFLEVNADPLEDYSRAKDSAEVVAIQALYM from the coding sequence ATGATACCGCTCTACGCCTACCGGGACGATACCTGCGACCCCCGGAAATGCACGGTGAAGAAACTCGCCCGGCGCGGGCTTGCCCGGATCGCAACGAGCATCGCAAAGATCCCCCGTCAGACCCTCCTCCTCGACCCGACGGCAGAGCAAGCGGTCTCCCCCCCCGACCGGAACCTCCCCTCGATAACAGCGCTCGACTGCTCCTGGGAGGTGCTCGATACCGGGGCGGTCGCCTCCTGGCGCAACCGCCGGGCGCTCCCCTTCCTGGTGGCCGCAAACCCGGTGAACTTCGGCCGCCCGTTCCGGCTCACCTCGGTGGAGGCGATGGCCGCAACCCTCTACATCCTCGGCGAGAAGGAGCAGGCGCATGACGTTCTCGCCCCGTTCGGGTGGGGGCTCCGGTTCCTCGAGGTGAACGCCGACCCCCTCGAGGACTACTCGCGGGCAAAGGACAGCGCCGAGGTCGTCGCTATTCAGGCGCTGTATATGTAG
- the larC gene encoding nickel insertion protein has product MGAPVPRGERRPPRGLLAGKGQRRGRRYSGAVYVAGTPALGKKNRPVNVVSVMVAAGEEDRRIRVLMEETGTLGVRVHEFRKVVAVREKETVPVSLGGRVYPIRVKTSTVNGRVIAEKSEYDDLSAIAREEGIPLRFVDEEVRLRISEWKRERATIRGGAGGGCPPDHPNAANTARDE; this is encoded by the coding sequence GTGGGGGCTCCGGTTCCTCGAGGTGAACGCCGACCCCCTCGAGGACTACTCGCGGGCAAAGGACAGCGCCGAGGTCGTCGCTATTCAGGCGCTGTATATGTAGCCGGAACCCCGGCGCTCGGGAAGAAGAACCGGCCGGTCAACGTCGTATCGGTGATGGTTGCGGCAGGGGAGGAAGACCGCCGGATCCGGGTTCTCATGGAAGAGACCGGGACGCTCGGGGTGCGGGTGCACGAGTTTCGGAAGGTGGTGGCCGTCCGGGAGAAGGAGACGGTGCCGGTCAGTCTCGGCGGCAGGGTGTACCCTATCCGGGTGAAGACCTCGACCGTGAACGGCCGCGTAATCGCAGAGAAATCCGAATACGACGACCTCTCCGCGATCGCACGGGAAGAGGGCATTCCCCTCAGGTTCGTGGACGAGGAGGTCAGGCTACGCATATCGGAATGGAAAAGAGAACGCGCCACCATTAGAGGGGGTGCAGGGGGTGGATGCCCACCCGACCACCCAAACGCGGCAAATACCGCACGCGACGAGTGA